One window of the Cryptococcus gattii WM276 chromosome E, complete sequence genome contains the following:
- a CDS encoding Hypothetical protein (Similar to SGTC gene model, INSD accession EAL20693.1; CNBE0580), whose amino-acid sequence MKIDITSDVICPFCLIGVKQLLAAIDKYKITHPDAEFNIRFLPYELNSSLTEEPVPRKQFYATKFGEEKAAQILSMLPAKYEAVGCKCDLSGNISSTQLAHRLQTYALCHHPSAQLPLVLDVFTGFHSEAKHPSDKPWLSSLAVKHGIFPDEKAAREWLDGKQCDKEVKKAYGTARDLGVTGVPFFVFQDKYAASGAMGTEEFVQLLEEIDRREKVFSEKSAPPLKGGETCTNDGSCPFV is encoded by the exons ATGAAAATCGATATCACA TCAGATGTGATCTGCCCTTTCTGCTTGATTGGCGTCAAGCAATTACTTGCTG CCATCGACAAGTACAAGATAACTCATCCCGATGCTGAATTCAACATCCGTTTCCTTCCTTATGAACTCAACTCCAGCTTGACAGAAGAACCTGTTCCACGCAAACAGTTCTATGCTACCAAatttggagaagagaaggcGGCGCAGATCTTGTCCATGTTACCGGCCAAGTATGAGGCTGTGGGATGTAAATG CGATCTCTCCGGCAACATCTCCTCCACTCAGCTCGCTCACCGTCTCCAAACCTACGCCCTTTGCCACCACCCTTCTGCTCAATTACCTCTTGTCCTCGACGTCTTCACCGGCTTCCATTCCGAGGCTAAGCACCCATCTGACAAGCCATGGCTCAGCTCTTTGGCTGTCAAGCACGGTATTTTCCCTGATGAGAAGGCCGCGAGGGAGTGGTTGGACGGGAAACAGTGTGATAAAGAGGTGAAAAAGGCTTATGGGACCGCGAGGGATTTGGGGGTAACAGGTGTACCCTTCTTTGTATTCCAAGACAAGTACGCCGCATCTGGTGCTATGGGGACGGAGGAATTTGTTCAG TTGCTGGAAGAGATTGACCGACGAGAGAAAGTTTTCAGCGAAAAGTCTGCGCCTCCTTTGAAAGGTGGCGAAACGTGTACCAACGACGGTTCTTGCCCTTTTGTTTAG
- a CDS encoding Cytoplasm protein, putative (Similar to TIGR gene model, INSD accession AAW43478.1), whose product MTHRSRSGGPQKKHGGKKQQTHTRKLNHPPAPQPETSPLPVTDNLPLPPAEGPFNPPDSELLALIRRALHFTLSSDEFQPTIQKIKGLLYDKEWLEVFCGPEGLLESYAGRWVPSRAACFRELMGQLVGEIFYGEEGVEKDLNKLSLGDDESDEDQEETEEERQPEDVKGQEASEQVDKETSGDVSPTQKPTHHILSLGGGAGSEFLAISALIRTTLLSRPRTHPSWTWTGIDIGNWHNVLKKLEGTIRMDWEITEDMLEMEYMKGDLMSSIEPIAGQKGEKKDGDGKIMEDIAMAPIDLKGLLTRKSPSLITLFFTLAELLTQSRPSTLSLLATLTAQCKPGTLFLIADSASDISEFSIGSEGRKWPAWMVVDAVLTGKERGWEKVRGEDSRWFRFEEGVGAGWPCKLENTRYWYRLYRRV is encoded by the coding sequence ATGACTCACAGATCACGCTCAGGAGGTCCTCAAAAGAAACACGGTGGAAAGAAACAACAGACACACACTCGCAAATTGAATCACCCTCCAGCTCCTCAACCTGAGACATCCCCGCTTCCTGTCACTGACAATTTGCCTCTTCCCCCTGCGGAAGGACCATTCAACCCCCCAGACTCTGAGCTTCTTGCCCTTATTCGCCGCGCACTTCACTTCACTCTCTCATCTGATGAGTTCCAACCCACGATTCAAAAAATTAAAGGGTTGTTGTATGACAAAGAATGGTTAGAGGTCTTTTGTGGACCGGAAGGCTTATTAGAAAGTTATGCAGGGAGATGGGTACCTAGTAGGGCGGCTTGTTTTCGGGAGCTGATGGGTCAGTTGGTTGGGGAAATTTTTTATGGAGAGGAAGGTGTGGAGAAGGACCTGAACAAATTGAGTTTgggagatgatgagagTGATGAAGATCAGGAAGAAactgaggaagaaagacAGCCGGAAGACGTCAAAGGTCAAGAAGCATCTGAACAGGTGGATAAAGAGACGTCTGGCGATGTTTCACCCACCCAAAAACCGACACACCACATTTTATCTTTAGGAGGTGGAGCAGGCTCCGAATTCCTAGCCATCTCTGCTCTCATCCGCACCACTCTCCTCAGTCGTCCTCGCACCCACCCATCCTGGACATGGACAGGCATCGACATTGGTAACTGGCATAATGTGCTTAAGAAGCTCGAAGGTACTATTCGAATGGATTGGGAGATTACGGAGGACATGTTGGAAATGGAGTATATGAAGGGAGATTTGATGTCTTCCATTGAACCCATCGCTGGACAAAAGggagagaaaaaggatgGTGATGGGAAGATCATGGAAGACATTGCTATGGCTCCCATTGATTTGAAAGGACTTCTTACACGCAAATCTCCTTCACTCATCACATTATTCTTCACTCTCGCCGAACTCCTCACCCAATCTCGACCATCGACCTTGTCCCTACTCGCTACGCTGACTGCACAATGCAAACCGGGTACTCTATTTCTCATTGCCGACTCTGCTTCTGATATTTCCGAATTCTCTATCGGTTCAGAAGGGAGGAAATGGCCGGCATGGATGGTTGTGGATGCAGTGTTGACAGGGAAGGAAAGGGGTTGGGAAAAAGTGCGAGGAGAGGACAGTAGATGGTTCAGGTTTGAAGAGGGGGTGGGAGCTGGTTGGCCTTGTAAATTGGAGAACACAAGATATTGGTATAGACTGTACAGACGGGTGTAG
- a CDS encoding KEX1 protein precursor, putative (Similar to TIGR gene model, INSD accession AAW43480.1) — protein MSGNDARARVRSLPSTSSPLETRDSDEQESSSSQSQRGSRKRGPQRRATELPSAADLYVPSLPGLPDMATHPTHPLNIYAGMLPSYPGEGKVGGEGETGKDAKLYFLMAKARRNAGKERVIFWFNGGPGCSSFDGSLMEVGPFRTVPASETTTGMVEAKLVEGGWEEFATVVFVDQPPGTGYSYAATNGYLHDFDELSAHFIEFLQNFYTVFPELKGVDTYLAGESFAGQYIPFFADALINSAELPNFPLKGIAIGNGWIDPKEQYPGYVEFAYEKGLIDSGTPVSAAFVDLHKERADQMLTDQEAEEMEAALKRCQEEMDKYTDPFTTPVNIDHCGEVMDSVTRPFTQELNGKKVCMNVYDVRLVDDFPACGMNWPPDLPDVYTFLRQDEVISALHASSKETAWVECNNKVSYELNLKHSHMSAALLPSILEAGVPILMFAGAEDLICNYKGIERIVNGLEWGGEKGFANATSQEWYLNGTQVGTWQTSRGLSYAKIFDSSHMVGFDVPHVTNDMIMRFMDVDVSLLPGMISQWSSRIGDDERTMIHVGDAGEAGGVPLIKGGNTDWEAWYNAVFAFLVLGILVSIVGLYFYFRRKPVSYRSRIALKQRGRHRQSHDRDEGDTAERMPLGSERLELDDIERAEGYEFDDRDDEGYSGKGKGKGKELADDREEVMFALGDDDEDDRH, from the exons ATGTCAGGAAATGATGCTCGCGCACGAGTGAGGTCGCTGCCCTCGACATCTTCACCTCTTGAGACTAGAGACAGTGATGAGCAAGAGTCAAGCTCTTCGCAATCTCAGCGTGGAAGCAGGA AACGTGGACCTCAACGGCGTGCGACAG AACTGCCGTCAGCTGCCGATCTCTATGTGCCTTCACTGCCAGGACTCCCTGATATGGCCACTCACCCAACGCATCCATTGAATATCTATGCTGGTATGCTTCCTTCATACCCAGGAGAGGGCAAAGTTGGAGGTGAAGGCGAGACTGGGAAAGATGCCAAACTCTA CTTTTTAATGGCTAAAGCACGACGTAACGCTGGTAAAGAACGTGTGATCTTCTGGTTCAACGGAGGTCCTGGCTGCTCCTCTTTCGATGGCTCCCTCATGGAAGTTGGTCCATTCCGAACCGTTCCAGCTAGTGAAACGACAACTGGCATGGTTGAAGCCAAACTTGTAGAAGGTGGATGGGAGGAGTTTGCGACTGTCGTCTTTGTGGATCAACCACCTGGCACTGGATACTCTTATGCGGCAACAAACGGGTATCTGCATGATTTCGATGAG CTCTCGGCACACTTTATCGAGTTTTTGCAGAATTTCTATACCGTTTTTCCAGAGCTGAAAGGTGTCGACACCTATCTCGCGGGGGAGTCCTTTGCGGGGCAATACATCCCCTTCTTCGCCGACGCGTTGATCAACTCTGCTGAACTTCCAAACTTTCCTCTAAAAGGTATCGCCATCGGTAACGGATGGATTGATCCTAAAGAGCAATATCCGGGATACGTTGAGTTTGCTTATGAGAAAGGATTGATAGACTCGGGCACTCCGGTGAGTGCAGCTTTTGTTGACCTACATAAGGAGCGAGCTGATCAAATGTTAACTGATCAGGAAGcagaggagatggaagctGCATTAAAACGGTGCCAGGAAGAGATGGACAAGTACACGGATCCATTTACAACGCCCGTAAATATCGATCACTGTGGGGAAGTCATGGACTCTGTCACGCGGCCTTTTACTCAAGA GTTGAACGGGAAAAAAGTCTGTATGAATGTGTACGATGTCCGACTAGTTGACGATTTCCCTGCCTGTGGTATGAATTGGCCACCAGACTTGCCCGATGTCTATACTTTCCTCCGA CAAGATGAGGTGATATCCGCCCTCCACGCCTCATCCAAAGAGACCGCCTGGGTCGAATGCAATAATAAGGTCTCTTATGAGCTCAACCTCAAACATTCACACATGTCAGCTGCCTTACTTCCTAGTATCCTAGAAGCAGGCGTACCAATTTTGATGTTTGCTGGTGCGGAAGATTTGATATGTAACTATAAGGGGATTGAAAGGATCGTAAACGGTCTAGAATGGGGTGGTGAAAAAGGTTTTGCG AATGCTACCAGCCAGGAATGGTATCTCAATGGTACTCAAGTCGGGACATGGCAAACATCCCGAGGCCTCTCATATGCGAAG ATCTTTGACTCGTCACACATGGTTGGCTTTGACGTCCCTCACGTTACCAACGATATGATCATGCGTTTCATGGATGTAGACGTCTCCCTTTTGCCTGGTATGATTTCCCAATGGTCCTCACGTATAGGTGACGATGAACGCACCATGATTCACGTTGGTGATGCCGGCGAAGCGGGCGGAGTCCCCTTGATCAAGGGAGGCAATACTGACTGGGAAG CCTGGTACAACGCCGTTTTCGCCTTCCTCGTCCTTGGTATCCTCGTGTCCATTGTCGGCCTCTATTTCTACTTCCGCCGCAAACCCGTGTCATATCGTTCCCGCATCGCTCTCAAGCAAAGAGGCAGACATCGCCAAAGTCATGATAGAGATGAGGGTGACACTGCAGAGCGAATGCCATTAGGCTCGGAAAGGTTGGAACTGGATGATATTGAGCGGGCGGAGGGGTATGAGTTTGATGATAGGGATGATGAGGGTTATAGTGGCAAAGGtaaaggaaagggaaaagaacTCGCCGACGATAGAGAAGAAGTCATGTTTGCGCTTGGggatgacgatgaggatgacCGTCATTAA
- a CDS encoding Hypothetical protein (Similar to SGTC gene model, INSD accession EAL20696; CNBE0610): MPSASDQYSLTSPYGYTPTEWVTIVFIVLFSVSGALHLVQATIFKYWIVFPTIAVGAALANGYVVEIIGWVGRYWSNQNILYNPPFLMQIITLIIAPVFFSGLPQQLIVRLLLAWDYTVLGIAIQNLGRQYSMLTPKLYVAVFVTCDIISLILQAVGGGWAASSTFPVPKAPTNIMVAGIIFQLVSMVIFSFLACDFMYRAWRKKPYQRKLRQLVDGPIRETGLGANEGEKYNAEVERGAIVRGWWWVMAGTAICSLMIIVRGVYRSVELVQGWNGYVISREVFQDCLDGIPMFIAIASINVFHPGFFLPKRRGWRRA; encoded by the exons ATGCCTTCAGCGAGTGACCAATACAGCTTGACCTCGCCATACGGCTACACTCCCACAGAGTGGGTCACCATCGTCTTTATTGTGCTCTTTTCAGTTTCGGGGGCTCTTCACCTTGTCCAAGCGACAATATTCAAATACTGGATAGTGTTCCCTACCATTGCTGTCGGCGCTGCTC TCGCTAACGGATACGTAGTTGAGATCATAGGATGGGTAGGACGATATTGGTCTAACCAAAATATTTTGTACAACCCGCCGTTTTTAATGCAAATTATCAC ACTCATTATCGCACCTGTGTTCTTCAGTG GGTTGCCTCAACAGCTGATCGTACGTCTCCTTTTAGCATGGGATTATACAGTCCTAGGTATCGCTATCCAAAACCTCGGTCGCCAATATTCTATGTTAACTCCCAAGCTA TATGTGGCCGTGTTCGTTACTTGCGACATCATCTCCCTCATTCTTCAGGCAGTCGGAGGTGGTTGGGCCGCCTCTTCTACGTTCCCTGTCCCCAAGGCGCCTACCAACATCATGGTCGCTGGTATCATCTTCCAGCTCGTCAGCATGGTTATCTTCTCATTTCTGGCTTGTGACTTTATGTACCGAGcttggaggaagaagccTTATCAGCGCAAGCTCAGGCAGTTGGTGGATGGGCCTATCAGAGAAACAGGCCTTGGTGCGAATGAGGGCGAGAAATACAATGCTGAAGTTGAGAGGGGTGCTATAGTTAGAGGCTGGTGGTGGGTTATGGCGGGTACGGCGATCTGTAGTCTGATGATTATTGTTCGAGGTGTGTATCGATCAGTGGAGCTTGTACAGGGTTGGAACGGATACGTCATTTCTCGTG AGGTTTTCCAGGATTGTTTGGATGGCATTCCCATGTTTATTGCTATTGCGTCCATCAATGTTTTCCACCCAGGCTTTTTCCTTCCGAAACGACGGGGATGGCGTCGAGCTTAG
- a CDS encoding Mitochondrial peptidyl-prolyl cis-trans isomerase (cyclophilin), putative; Cpr3p (Similar to SGTC gene model, INSD accession EAL20697.1): MSVTLHTSLGDIKIEVFCESVPRTAENFLALCASGQYNGTLFHRNIRGFMIQGGDPTGTGKGGQSIWGRPFSDEIRQTLRFSNRGMVAMANAGPDTNKSQFFITYAKQPSLDGKYSIFGKVIDGLETLDSMEKTPVNPKNRPLQEIKLLNVTIHANPIADQAKGGLA, encoded by the exons ATG TCTGTCACATTGCATACCAGCCTCGGGGATATCAAG ATCGAAGTCTTCTGCGAGAGTGTCCCGAGGACAGCCGAA AATTTTTTGGCCCTCTGCGCCTCTGGACAATATAACGGTACCCTATTCCACAGAAATATTCGAGGATTTATGATTCAAGGAGGAGATCCGACAGGGACAGGAAAGGGTGGGCAGAGTATTTGGGGAAGACCATTTTCAGATGAGATTAGGCAGACGCTGCGG TTCAGTAATAGAGGCATGGTCGCTATGGCCAATGCCGGTCCTGATACGAACAAATCACAG TTTTTCATAACATATGCCAAGCAACCAAGCTTGGACGGGAAATACTCTATTTTTGGCAA GGTCATTGACGGCTTGGAGACCCTTGACTCCATGGAAAAGACTCCTGTCAATCCCAAGAACAGACCGTTACAAGAAATCAAATTGCTCAACGTCACCATACATGCCAATCCCATCGCAGACCAAGCAAAGGGAGGATTAGCATAG
- a CDS encoding Nucleus protein, putative (Similar to TIGR gene model, INSD accession AAW43484.1) encodes MSEEAGPSQIPEDPQRRKSYSLRDEFHEATQTQKRHKVTDVSEIFQRPDAEEQKRLNKEYRALQSKADELKANLANATARDLAQALQKQALLFQNVKDTGIGTLDANLLRTNTENAMGLAKRFKIDGVTFDVDEFLIKMKGHLGLDRVELMDAEVNSDEEEEGAERQGRRGALGDWEKIGWMAARYYRRIPGAEFLYGPLQAEPKVRKVAQRRAKADIPLETRPIEVQNETASAKSRDEFTANVKTVMKTLARLDPDGEGVNFFRLVVNPDDFGQTVENCFYLSFLINQGQAGIYVKKDGEVMARSTIHEEIGEGGDQAKNQAVLEMDMETWEIAKGTFEITHSEIPHRDYAEIRIQSNSWYS; translated from the exons ATGTCCGAAGAAGCTGGCCCATCTCAAATACCAGAAGATCCCCAAAGGAGAAAGTCTTATAGTCTGCGAGATGAGTTTCATGAGGCGACTCAGACACAAAAACGACACAAGGTCACCGATGTGTCTGAGATTTTCCAGAGACCGGATGCCGAGGAACAAAAACGATTGAACAAGGAATATAGAGCGCTTCAGAGTAAAGCCGATG AGTTGAAGGCCAATTTGGCCAATGCTACCGCCCGTGACCTTGCTCAAGCACTGCAAAAGCAAGCATTGCTGTTCCAAAACG TGAAGGATACTGGTATCGGTACTTTGGATGCAAACCTCCTGCGAACGAACACTGAAAATGCCATGGGTTTGGCAAAGCGCTTCAAGATTGATGGCGTGACTTTCGATGTTGACGAGTTTCTTATCAA AATGAAGGGTCATTTGGGTCTTGACCGTGTGGAGCTGATGGATGCGGAAGTTAATTctgacgaggaagaggaaggggCCGAGCGTCAAGGTAGAAGAGGTGCCCTTGGTGACTGGGAGAAGATTGGATGGATGGCAGCGAGGTATTATCGACGTATACCTGGTGCTGAGTTCTT GTATGGCCCCTTGCAAGCAGAGCCAAAAGTCCGGAAAGTCGCTCAAAGACGTGCAAAGGCAGACATCCCCCTGGAAACTCGACCTATCGAAGTACAAAACGAAACTGCTTCAGCCAAATCTCGCGATGAATTCACCGCCAATGTCAAGACA GTTATGAAGACACTTGCCCGCTTGGATCCTGATGGGGAAGGGGTTAACTTTTTCCGCCTCGTTGTCAACCCTGATGACTTCGGTCAGACTGTCGAAAATTGCTTCTACCTTTCTTTCCTTATTAACCAAGGACAAGCAGGTATATATGTCAAGAAGGACGGTGAAGTGATGGCCC GCTCAACAATACATGAGGAAATCGGGGAAGGTGGCGACCAGGCTAAGAATCAGGCCGTGCTCGAGATGGATATGGAAACATGGGAG ATCGCTAAGGGAACTTTTGAAATCACACATAGTGAAATCCCTCATCGAGATTACGCAGAAATTAGAATTCAAAGTAACTCTTGGTACTCATGA